One genomic segment of Panicum virgatum strain AP13 chromosome 2N, P.virgatum_v5, whole genome shotgun sequence includes these proteins:
- the LOC120659084 gene encoding NAC transcription factor ONAC010-like: MLRPTKFHAPPAFDSHPSDVVLVKSYLRPWVAQGVRPAGAFVHAADLYAAEPGELARRFRAAVARDGERAWYFLSPLRTKSPRGRRKARTVAGGAGWWHGEAGPRPVLDPLDGRRMVGYRQSFSFMRRGADGAPVRTGWIMLELRLHDDDGGDGAGGIGDQLEGLVLCKVYRSPRHPGHADGDDLDESCAAAPAGRHSNVAEDDGSSDSPAAPPGGKRKAGDDGEPSAATPRRHIRTADDETSGAAAPTVLGPKEKTADDGNETSGATTAAARGDEGGKKAADDEDSSASTPPRKRAKTADDEGAKRMAGAPATQQLHCPQCGFHLGSLQAVVSPAKSTSETKTGIGQADETQGGGRTGDLPAKDLLRFRDPKQA; encoded by the coding sequence ATGCTGCGGCCCACCAAGTtccacgcgccgccggccttcGACTCGCACCCGTCCGACGTGGTGCTCGTCAAGTCCTACCTCCGGCCCTGGGTCGCGCAGGGCGTCCGTCCCGCGGGCGCCTTCGTGCACGCGGCGGACCTCTACGCCGCTGAGcccggcgagctcgcgcggcggttccgcgccgccgtggcgcggGACGGCGAGCGCGCGTGGTACTTCCTCTCGCCGCTCCGCACCAAGAGCCCCCGCGGGCGCCGCAAGGCGCGCACcgtcgcgggcggcgccgggtgGTGGCACGGCGAGGCGGGGCCCCGCCCCGTGCTCGACCCGCTCGACGGCCGCCGCATGGTCGGCTACCGCCAGAGCTTCTCGTTCATGCGCCGGGGCGCGGACGGCGCGCCCGTCCGGACCGGGTGGATCAtgctcgagctccgcctccacgacgacgacggcggcgacggcgcgggcggGATCGGGGACCAGCTCGAGGGGCTCGTCCTGTGCAAGGTGTACCGCAGCCCGCGCCACCCCGGGCACGCGGACGGCGACGACCTGGACGAATCTTGCGCGGCCGCGCCAGCTGGGCGCCATAGCAACGTCGCGGAGGACGACGGGAGCTCcgactcgccggcggcgccacctGGAGGCAAGAGGAAGGCGGGCGACGACGGAGAACCCAGCGCGGCGACGCCTAGGCGCCATATCAGGACGGCTGACGACGAGACCTCGGGCGCGGCAGCGCCGACGGTTCTTGGGCCCAAGGAAAAGACGGCGGACGACGGGAACGAGACCTCTGGCGCGAccacggccgcggcgcgcggggacGAGGGGGGAAAGAAGGCGGCGGACGACGAGGACTCGTCGGCATCGACGCCTCCGCGCAAGAGGGCGAAGACGGCGGACGACGAGGGCGCCaagaggatggccggcgcccCGGCGACCCAGCAGCTGCACTGCCCTCAGTGCGGGTTCCACCTCGGCTCGTTGCAGGCGGTCGTGTCCCCGGCCAAATCCACATCGGAGACGAAGACGGGGATTGGTCAGGCCGACGAAACCCAGGGAGGTGGAAGAACGGGTGATCTTCCAGCGAAGGATCTTTTGAGATTCAGAGATCCCAAGCAAGCATGA